In the Prochlorococcus marinus str. MIT 9312 genome, CTTCTAATGCCCATTTAGCATCATCTTTCGCAATGGCGGTTCTATCAAGCCATTCATCTCTTATTTTTGACCAATTACTAGGCATAAGCTTTATGCGATAACTCTATAATACTCAAATCTAAATAGATTGTCTACTTAATCTGTTTAGATTTAATTTAGATTGCATAGAGGTTTGAATTTCGTATATTTTTAGTTTCTTAATTGGGATCTGACATCTTAGAAATAATGTTATTTAACACTTAAAACTTTAGAATCTATCCAATATGGTTTTATAAGTATTTTTTTTGGTAATTGGAAATTATTTATTAGATAATTAAATCTTTTAAGTTATTTTTATTTTTAATAATTTGTTTATTAAATAAAAACTTCCGAGCTTTTAATCTCTTTCAATAAGTTCAATTTTATATCCATCAGGATCCTCAATAAAAGCCAAGACAGTTGTACTGTTTTTCATTGTCTTAGGTTTGGTTGTTACTTTACAACCATTATTTTCTAGTCCTTGGCAAATAAGATGAATATCTTTTACTCCAATAGCTATATGACCATACTTATCTCCGAGCTCATAGTCGTCTGACTTCTTATCCCAGTTATAGGTTAATTCAATCACTGCATTCTCTTTTTCTGAACCATAACCAACAAATGCCAAAGTGAATTTTCCGTGAGGGTAATCCTTTTTTCTTAATAAATTCATTCCTAATCTATTAACGTAAAAATTAATGGATTTATCTAAATCTCCAACTCTCAGCATTGTATGAAGGATGCGCATTTTTGAATTATGAACTTAAATTAATTATCTAATATTTAACAACCATCTGCCAAAGTTGATGTTTCGAGGTTAAGTCTTTAAATACGTACAGAAAATTAGGTTAAAATATAAGTACCAAATTTTAAAAATATATTGAATCAAATATTCCAGAGACTCTCATCAGTATTTTTGTATACTCTTCCCTTAAAGGCTTCAATACCTTTTGGATATTATTTGTTCTATAAATATTCTTTTTTAAAGATACTATTATTACTAACTTTCCCAATAGCAATAATTGAAAAATCATTGCCTTTTGGTAGCTTTTTGTTATTTATAATTTTATTTGCAGGATTAGCAAGAAATCCAAAAGTGCCCTATTTCGTTAGATATAACGCATGCCAAGCATTACTTATTGATATTGCTTTGATCATAATTTCATACCTCATGAGAATATTCCCCATAGTTGAACTGGGCTCAATTATTTTTATATTTACACTCTGCATTTTTATTTATTCTATTTCTCAATGTATATATGGGGTTGAACCTGAAATACCATTAATTAGTAAATCTGTAAGAATGCAAATATAAAAAAAATTATTTTTAGATTTACTGAAATTTTTAGCACTCATTCAGAATAGATTCCCATCTTTGTTGACTTGCTTTTATTGCTTGTATTGGTGGTTTAGTTCCCTCAATTTCAAAGGCTTTAATTAGCGATTTATTTGCTAATAATCCTAGTCTTGCTGCTTCTCTTTGCCTAGAACATACTTTATTTCTTGAGCCCTGTTTAAGACTTTTTTCGATTTCCTTAAGAATCTGGCTAGCTTCATTGGATTTAGAGTAATAATCATTCATATAAACATCAAGATCAGTATCAGCAAAAATTTGAATTGGAGAAATGATTGTGATTAAAAATACTAAAAAACTTGTAAATATAATCATTTTCATGAGAATCTTAAATGATGGTTTTGTTCGATCTTTTTAAGATTAAATAAAAGACAATAACGCTTATTGTTCCAGATGGACCAATAAAAATATGCCAAAATTGATCACCACTAATTGAGAGATTTGTTCCAAAGAATGTTGTAATAACAATACCGAATATTGGGTAAAGAATTAAAAGCCAATCTTTAAAAGTTCTTTGCCAATTTATTATTAGAAAAATACTTATTATAGCTTGAAAAAAAAGAGCAATTGTTTTATCAAATAGAAAATATGAGGTTATCGAACATAAAGAAATGCATAAGTTAGTTGTTTGAATAAATTTATTTCTTATAACAGATATTGATAAACATGTTAGTCCTAAAGATAGGAAAGAATAAAATAACCAATTAAATAAAGAGGAGTGATCTACATAAATCCAAGATGTTTGGGTATGATCTATCATTTCAGCAATTGAGGCTAATCCTAAAAAAATAAAACCAAAAGGTATTAATTTGTTCTTACTTATATGTTTGAATTTATTGATCGATTTTAATCCTAATATTATTGGAATGATTGCTGCTTGAAAATGGGCTAATAATAAAATTGAAAAAAACAAAATAATTCTTAAACTAAATTAATCTTAAATTTAAATAAAAAGCCATTTCCAAGTTATTTGAGGAGAGAAAAATACCATTGGCCAACTACTATAATTAATACTGTAAGAACAAGAGGGAAAGCAGGATATCTTGTTTGGAAATTGGCAGGTGGCCAAGGAGACCAAGATATTAGTCTTCCTTGGGGTTCGTTAGAAGAAGTAATTTTTTTTATTTTTAAGGGTTTAGATGTATTATCTGCGAATCCCTTGCTCATTATCTTTTTATTAAAATCAAATAATAACAAGAATAAAAAAGAAGAGTGTAAAAATTGCTGATAAATTTTTATTCTTAGGGATTTAATACTGCTAATTATTTTTGACGGAATAATTTAGTCAAAGCTTGACTTTTATCTAAGTAATTTTGAATTAAACCAAGACAGTTTAATTGAAATTATTGAGATTTTTCTTTAATAAATAATTTGAAGTTGTTCCAGAAATGTAAAAATATGCCAGTTGAAAGTAAAAATTCATAAATTTCTAAATCATTTCTTATGTGTTCAACTGTAGAAGCCCATGAGATTTCGTAGTAAAAAATATATAAAGCTGTTATTAAGAAAAATAAGCTTAGTTTTTTGTTGGGGATTGAATTCAAATATGGCCATTTTCTCCAACCTATCCAACCAAATAAAATGCAAATTGCAATCAGAATAGGATCAAGAAAGAAATCATGAAATAAAGGAAGATTATGTAAATTAGTTTCACTTTGTATACTTATTTCTGTTAAAGAATTAAGTGAAAAACCTGTTATTCGTTCTCCCCAACTTATTTCCTCAGCTGCAACGAAAAAGCAAAAGGCGCTGAGAATTAACCAAATAAATGAATTTATTGTATTTTTATTTTTACTTTTTAAATAGATAAAAATACCAAATATTGATGAAATTAAGTATTGAGAAAACTGAAGCCACTCCAAAGGACCGTCTTCAATTTTTAATAAATTAAACCAAGTTAAACCAATAATATTTTCCCCATAAGGAAGAATATAAACAAATCCATAAATAAAAAGAAGGTAATAAATGGGGAATAGATTAACTTCTGGAGAGATCTCACCCCAAGGTGTTTTAATTAATTTCAAAATTTAATTAATATTTTATAAAAAGATTCTATAACAATCCCAAAAGAGGAAAATAATAAATATCTTTTAACATGTAAAAATTGTTAATAATAAAAAATATCTTTTTGTACTATGCAATTTGGATAATAAAGAAAAGCGAATAATAGTAAAGGTATGCTCCAATTAGTGAATAAACTATTATTATTCTCTTATTCATTTCTGATGATGCAATAATATAGCTTCCTAAAGAGAAGGGCAGTATAGGGAAAGTACGTATTATTAAAATGAAAATTGGTTTGAAAGTAATATTTGCAAATATATGCTTTAGTCTTTGATTTCTAATATTTTTTATGAAAGGTATGTTTTTTGGAAATCTTAAATTTGTTTTTCTGAGTAATATGATTTGAGCAACCCCTAAAATAGTTAAAAT is a window encoding:
- a CDS encoding Tic20 family protein, with product MNQIFQRLSSVFLYTLPLKASIPFGYYLFYKYSFLKILLLLTFPIAIIEKSLPFGSFLLFIILFAGLARNPKVPYFVRYNACQALLIDIALIIISYLMRIFPIVELGSIIFIFTLCIFIYSISQCIYGVEPEIPLISKSVRMQI
- the gloA gene encoding lactoylglutathione lyase; its protein translation is MRILHTMLRVGDLDKSINFYVNRLGMNLLRKKDYPHGKFTLAFVGYGSEKENAVIELTYNWDKKSDDYELGDKYGHIAIGVKDIHLICQGLENNGCKVTTKPKTMKNSTTVLAFIEDPDGYKIELIERD